CGATCGATTTCGTTTCGCGGCCAGTCTTCATGATCTACTTCCGGCAAGGCTGGTTTTTTGGGAGCTACAAACGCCCAGTGCTTTTCATATTTTGCACCTTGTTTGATCCATTTTTCAATGAGATCAATCTCGCGCTGGGACAGTTTCAGGTTAGACGCCGGGCGGCGGCATTCGCAGCGACGTATCCTGCGTGGTAATCCGCAGATATGCCTGCGAAAGATCGGGTTTGCCAGCTACCAGTGCGTGCGCTTTTGGATTTTCCTGCAATGCTTTAAAAGCACTTTCAGCAACGTCAAGGCGTAAACCAGCCTCACGTTTATTGGCATCCGGGCCGTGACAGGCCAGACATTTATCTGACAGGATAGGCCTGATATCAAAGTTATAACTAACCTCCTTAGGTAACTTCTCCTCCGCAGCCTGACCCGGTGTTTGGTTACAGGATTGAATAGAAAACGCAATTCCAGCTCCTATAACGGCTAAAAAAAAATCTTGTCTTGAAAATCATGTTGTGGGTTAGGAATATTAAATCTCACTTTTTCATTAATATAAATAATTAACTAAAAAAATGTACATTTATTGGGACAATAATCTCCATTTTGATACCGGCAACTATCCTGTTCTATACTGCTTTGTTTGTTAAATCCATCATTTATTTCTCTATGAAGCAAAGAGTAATTTTACCTATTCTACTGATAACTATCGTATTGGCGAGCTTTGCCCCGGCCAAAATCGGCCAATTTCAGAAGAGTGCAGATGTAGGAAAACCCAAGCTAGCGGGCTCCTCACGCTATGACGCCAAAAAAAAGGAATATGTACTGAAAGGATCGGGCTATAACATCTGGTTCGAACGCGATGAGTTCCAATTTCTCTTCCGCGAACTGACAGGCGACTTCACAGTAACCGGAGATTTTGAACTGACCGGAAAAGGAACAGACGCGCACCGGAAAGTGGGCTGGATGGTACGGGAATCGACAGAAGACAACGCTTCACATTTAAGCGCGGTAGTGCACGGAGACGGACTCACGGTGTTACAATGGCGGGTTGCCAAAGGCGACAAAATGCGTGACCCGGAAGACGAGATTTTTAGCAAAGAAAAAAATATCCGGACCGTTCAGGTCGGGCGTAAAGGAAATGAATATACCATGCGGGCAGGCGCCAAAGGCGCTCCATTGCAGGTAGTAGGGTCACATGAGATGGCTAATCTGAAAGAAAAAGTGCTCGTTGGGCTCTTCATTTGCTCCCATAACCCGGCGGTAGTAGAAGAAGCCAGGGTTAGCAATGTGACCATTGTCCAAAGCAAGAAGTAATTTTCTTTTTATCAGCGGCCGAAGTTGTCAGGAGCGGAGTCGAAGTGCATGCACTTCGACTCCGCTCCTGACAAGGTCAATATCATCAAACATGACCACTATTTCTTCGCTGCAACCCACGCATTAATCTTATCTTCCAGCAGTTTCAGCGGCACACAGCCTGATTCCAGTACGAGTTTGTGAAACTCCCGAATGTCAAACTTAGTGCCCAGGTCTTTCTCAGATTTCGCCCGCAGTTCCCTGATTTTTAATTGACCGATTTTATAGGACAATGCCTGTCCTGCTCCTGCCATATAGCGTTCTATTTCCGCGGTAATGCTTTCTTCCGATTCTACTTCGTGATCGAGCGAGTATTGGATCGCCTGTTCGCGCGTCCAGCCTTTGGAATGAAGGCCAGTATCTACCACCAGACGGATCGCACGGTGCATTTCGGCGCCAAGCATCCCAAAATATTGGTAAGGATCGGTGTACAGGCCAAGCTCTTTGCCTAGTGACTCAGAATAAAGCGCCCAGCCTTCACCATAGGCACTATACCAGATATTTTTCCTGAATGCAGGCAATGCCTGATTTTCTTGCTGCAACGAGAACTGGTAATGATGACCCGGAATCGCTTCATGCAAGAACAAACTTTCATCCGAAACCGTATTGTACTCTTTCGCATTCGGAACCGGCACATAAAAAATACCCGGGCGAGATCCATCAGGCAGCCCCGGATTGTACTCCGCCGACGCCGATGCTTCTCTGAATGCTTCCGTTCTGCGCACTTCGAAAGCCGTTTTTGGCGTCAGTTCAAACAGCTTTTTCAGGTTTGGCTTCATCGTATCGTGGATCTTATTGAAATTCGCGATCACCTGCTCAGCAGTGGTGAATGGCATTAATTTCTTGTTGCTCCGTACATCATTAAAAAACGATTTCAGGTCGCCTTTGTAGCCTACCTGCTCCTTCACCTTCTCCATTTCCTTTGAAATCCTTTCAACCTCGCTCAGGCCAAGTTTGTGGATTTCATCGGCTGTCATTTCTGTGGTGGTGTAAAACTTAATGTAGTAATCATAAAGCGCCTTTCCATTCGGCAGAGCATCAAAACCATTGGTACTCCGGCCAGCAGACAGATATTCCTTCGCCATAAATGTATGCAGCTTCTGAAAAGCAGGAATGATTTTAGATTCAACCATTGTGGCGTATTCTTTCTCAAATCGCGCTTTTTCTTCAGGAGTGAATTCTTTTGGAAAATTTTTGGCAGGAGAATAAAACAAATGCTCTTTAACCGGCCCGTGATCCATATCGGCGAG
The genomic region above belongs to Dyadobacter pollutisoli and contains:
- a CDS encoding DUF885 domain-containing protein, with amino-acid sequence MRKYVLLSFILGLTMQYCQQKTEKENDAQAPISKVFANYYEERLPLYPLEATFNGDNRYNDKMSDDLSQAGKAKAIAFYKKYQDELAKYDREKLSGEEKVSWDLLQWECNVNLEGLKFPTELLPLNQIFSTHLLIGQMASGSSVQPFKTVKDYENWLKRVDGFVVWCDTAVVNMQKGIKEGYVLPTSLIKKVIPQLADMDHGPVKEHLFYSPAKNFPKEFTPEEKARFEKEYATMVESKIIPAFQKLHTFMAKEYLSAGRSTNGFDALPNGKALYDYYIKFYTTTEMTADEIHKLGLSEVERISKEMEKVKEQVGYKGDLKSFFNDVRSNKKLMPFTTAEQVIANFNKIHDTMKPNLKKLFELTPKTAFEVRRTEAFREASASAEYNPGLPDGSRPGIFYVPVPNAKEYNTVSDESLFLHEAIPGHHYQFSLQQENQALPAFRKNIWYSAYGEGWALYSESLGKELGLYTDPYQYFGMLGAEMHRAIRLVVDTGLHSKGWTREQAIQYSLDHEVESEESITAEIERYMAGAGQALSYKIGQLKIRELRAKSEKDLGTKFDIREFHKLVLESGCVPLKLLEDKINAWVAAKK